A section of the Agrococcus sp. SGAir0287 genome encodes:
- a CDS encoding carboxyltransferase domain-containing protein, protein MTRIRTAADTALLVEAADLDESMRLLPRLHEAALLGVTELVPAARTILVRFDPRAIAAGDLAAALLAVEPSDRRTTSDAVVTIPVRYDGQDLEEVAALLSTSPEGVVARHRAAAWSVAFTGYAPGFGYLVSDDPGLQVPRRSSPRTRIPAGSVGLAGAFSGVYPRESPGGWQLIGRTDARMWDLDREPPALLQPGAAVRFERVERELVALAPPEPPAVVATHALEVVRPGLQLLVQDLGRPSMAAMGVSQSGVADRGAMRAVNRAVGNDAHAAVLELAGGGAVLRARGPAVVALAGGLADATVEGAAGSAAVVHGAPLALDDGDELRIGGVRAGLRVIVGIRGGIAAEPVLGSVATDTLAGLGPAPLTAGSVVPLHGPAAAPSAVAPEAAPAPALPAPGDELLLRIVLGPRDDWFAPAAIARLTSESWEVTPRSDRVGVRLAGAPLERVVEGELPSEGAVTGAIQVPPDGQPVLFLADHPLTGGYPIVGAVVDADLDLAGQLPPGARVRLRIHDEKDDA, encoded by the coding sequence ATGACCCGCATCCGCACCGCCGCCGACACGGCGCTGCTCGTCGAGGCTGCGGACCTCGACGAGTCGATGCGCCTGCTGCCGCGCCTGCACGAGGCGGCGCTGCTCGGCGTCACGGAGCTCGTGCCCGCCGCCCGCACGATCCTCGTGCGCTTCGACCCGCGCGCCATCGCCGCCGGCGACCTGGCCGCCGCGCTCCTCGCCGTCGAGCCCTCCGATCGGCGCACGACGAGCGACGCGGTCGTGACGATCCCGGTGCGCTACGACGGCCAGGACCTCGAGGAGGTCGCGGCGCTGCTGTCGACGTCGCCCGAGGGCGTGGTCGCGCGCCATCGGGCGGCGGCGTGGTCGGTCGCCTTCACGGGCTACGCGCCCGGATTCGGGTACCTCGTGAGCGACGACCCCGGCCTGCAGGTTCCGCGCCGCTCGAGCCCGCGCACGCGCATCCCCGCGGGCTCCGTCGGCCTCGCCGGCGCGTTCTCGGGCGTGTACCCGCGCGAGAGCCCCGGCGGCTGGCAGCTGATCGGGCGCACGGATGCGCGGATGTGGGACCTCGACCGCGAGCCGCCCGCGCTGCTGCAGCCGGGGGCCGCGGTGCGGTTCGAGCGCGTGGAGCGCGAGCTCGTGGCCCTCGCGCCGCCCGAGCCGCCCGCCGTCGTCGCGACGCACGCGCTCGAGGTCGTGCGACCGGGCCTGCAGCTCCTCGTGCAGGACCTCGGCCGGCCGTCGATGGCTGCGATGGGCGTGAGCCAGTCGGGCGTCGCGGATCGCGGCGCCATGCGCGCCGTCAACCGCGCCGTCGGCAACGATGCGCACGCCGCGGTGCTCGAGCTCGCGGGCGGCGGCGCCGTGCTGCGCGCGCGGGGACCCGCCGTCGTCGCCCTCGCCGGAGGGCTCGCCGACGCGACCGTCGAGGGCGCCGCGGGGTCGGCCGCCGTCGTGCACGGCGCGCCCCTCGCCCTCGACGACGGCGACGAGCTGCGCATCGGCGGCGTGCGCGCGGGCCTGCGCGTCATCGTCGGCATCCGGGGCGGGATCGCCGCGGAGCCCGTGCTCGGCAGCGTGGCGACCGACACGCTGGCGGGCCTCGGCCCGGCCCCGCTGACGGCGGGGAGCGTCGTGCCGCTGCACGGACCGGCGGCGGCGCCGTCCGCCGTCGCGCCGGAGGCCGCGCCGGCCCCCGCGCTGCCCGCGCCCGGTGACGAGCTGCTGCTGCGCATCGTGCTGGGTCCCCGCGACGACTGGTTCGCACCCGCGGCGATCGCGCGGCTCACGAGCGAGTCGTGGGAGGTCACGCCGCGCTCCGACCGCGTCGGCGTGCGGCTCGCAGGCGCTCCGCTCGAGCGCGTCGTGGAGGGCGAGCTGCCCAGCGAGGGCGCCGTCACGGGCGCGATCCAGGTGCCGCCCGACGGCCAGCCCGTGCTCTTCCTCGCCGACCATCCGCTCACGGGCGGCTACCCGATCGTCGGCGCCGTCGTCGACGCCGACCTCGACCTCGCCGGCCAGCTGCCGCCGGGCGCACGCGTGCGCCTGCGCATCCATGACGAGAAGGACGACGCATGA
- a CDS encoding putative hydro-lyase: MTIVATAAQLREAREARAAYRDGLVATTSGVAHGLVQANLIAVPEDWAFETLLFAQRNPKPCPVLEVVEAGVVEPRLAPGADLRTDIPSYRVWRDGELAEEVTDATAAWAEQPLVAFLIGCSFTFEAGLADAGIPIRHQELGRTVPMYRTGRACTPAGRLSGELVVSMRPIPADRVADAVTISGRYPAVHGAPVHVGDPAALGVDLDHPDFGDAPEVRDGEVPVFWACGVTPQAAIMASRPPFAITHAPGRMLVLDVPDAAYAA; the protein is encoded by the coding sequence GTGACGATCGTCGCGACCGCGGCGCAGCTGCGCGAGGCGCGCGAGGCGCGCGCCGCCTACCGCGACGGGCTCGTCGCGACGACGAGCGGCGTCGCGCACGGGCTCGTGCAGGCCAACCTCATCGCCGTGCCCGAGGACTGGGCGTTCGAGACGCTGCTCTTCGCCCAGCGCAACCCCAAGCCGTGCCCCGTGCTCGAGGTCGTCGAGGCGGGCGTCGTCGAGCCGCGGCTCGCGCCGGGCGCCGACCTGCGCACCGACATCCCCTCGTACCGCGTCTGGCGCGACGGCGAGCTCGCCGAGGAGGTGACGGATGCGACCGCGGCGTGGGCCGAGCAGCCGCTCGTCGCCTTCCTCATCGGCTGCTCGTTCACCTTCGAGGCGGGCCTCGCCGACGCGGGCATCCCCATCCGCCATCAGGAGCTCGGTCGCACGGTGCCGATGTACCGCACCGGCCGCGCGTGCACGCCGGCCGGTCGGCTCTCCGGCGAGCTCGTCGTCTCGATGCGCCCCATCCCGGCCGACCGCGTCGCCGACGCCGTCACCATCTCCGGTCGCTACCCGGCAGTGCACGGCGCGCCCGTGCACGTCGGCGATCCCGCCGCGCTCGGCGTCGACCTCGACCACCCGGACTTCGGCGACGCCCCCGAGGTGCGCGACGGCGAGGTGCCGGTGTTCTGGGCATGCGGCGTGACGCCGCAGGCGGCGATCATGGCCTCGCGTCCGCCGTTCGCGATCACGCACGCACCCGGTCGCATGCTCGTGCTCGACGTCCCTGACGCGGCCTACGCGGCATGA
- the coaE gene encoding dephospho-CoA kinase, with product MRLIGLTGGIAAGKSTVAARLAEHGAIVIDADRVAREVVEPGAPALARIAERFGDDVLADGALDRAALGAIVFADADARRDLERITHPAIQALVAERIAVHADDPDAVVVYDVPLLVEARVPYDFDAIVVAHAPAEQRVARLVELRGVGREDAERRVRSQASDDERLAVATVVVDTSGTMEETIAQVDALWRAIEEGTAW from the coding sequence ATGCGACTCATCGGCCTCACCGGCGGCATCGCCGCCGGCAAGTCCACCGTCGCCGCTCGGCTCGCCGAGCACGGCGCCATCGTCATCGACGCCGACCGGGTCGCGCGCGAGGTCGTCGAGCCCGGAGCGCCGGCGCTCGCGCGCATCGCGGAGCGCTTCGGCGACGACGTGCTCGCCGACGGCGCGCTCGACCGCGCGGCGCTCGGCGCGATCGTGTTCGCCGACGCCGACGCGCGCCGCGACCTCGAGCGCATCACGCATCCGGCCATCCAGGCGCTGGTCGCCGAGCGCATCGCCGTGCACGCCGACGATCCGGACGCCGTCGTCGTCTACGACGTGCCGCTGCTCGTGGAGGCGCGCGTGCCCTACGACTTCGACGCGATCGTCGTCGCGCACGCGCCGGCCGAGCAGCGCGTCGCGCGGCTCGTCGAGCTGCGCGGCGTGGGCCGCGAGGACGCCGAGCGACGCGTGCGGTCGCAGGCGAGCGACGACGAGCGGCTCGCGGTCGCGACGGTCGTCGTCGACACGTCGGGCACGATGGAGGAGACGATCGCGCAGGTCGACGCCCTGTGGCGCGCGATCGAGGAGGGGACGGCATGGTGA
- a CDS encoding serine hydrolase domain-containing protein, translated as MVRDSDATMAARAALDYLVSWIEYRVWRTRTPGAQVAIWFGGALRMSKAFGVADVTTGERLTATHQFRVASHSKMLAATVVLQLVEQGRLRLDDAASVHVPQLLGTGAEHVTIRELLSHGAGITRDSADSTFWSLQRPFPDALELDAILAEPLDVVPSATRFKYSNVGYGVLGLVVEAVTGSRYEDAVRERIVRPLGLTRTVPDVDARKSAKHVASHSGLLTSMTRGVLESPTSGSLAAATGVTSTAAELARFAAAHFLGSGELLEDRTKRWMAQQHWSTIDRDGVPAGYGLGLQRREIAGRTWLGHGGAWPGQLTRTLFEPRLGMAVSVLTNAIDGPAAEIAEGIVEILMATQRRDVDDLAMASGHDVPEHGSASMEPVRGARRVDLMRFTGRFQSPWSLLDVVRLGDALYAIPPSATHPMAQAQRLTVLDETTLRVDDDGGFGAVGEPIRYEFDARGSVRRITGGWRMEPARSLEAYRQDAAGVGGRS; from the coding sequence ATGGTGAGGGACTCGGACGCGACGATGGCGGCACGTGCGGCGCTCGACTACCTCGTCAGCTGGATCGAGTACCGCGTGTGGCGCACGCGCACGCCCGGCGCGCAGGTGGCGATCTGGTTCGGCGGCGCCCTGCGGATGTCGAAGGCGTTCGGCGTCGCCGACGTGACCACGGGGGAGCGGCTCACGGCGACGCACCAGTTCCGCGTCGCGAGCCACTCGAAGATGCTCGCCGCCACCGTCGTGCTGCAGCTCGTCGAGCAGGGCAGGCTGCGCCTCGACGACGCCGCGAGCGTCCACGTGCCGCAGCTGCTCGGGACGGGCGCCGAGCACGTGACGATCCGCGAGCTGCTCAGCCACGGCGCGGGCATCACGCGCGACTCCGCCGACTCGACGTTCTGGTCGCTGCAGCGACCGTTCCCGGACGCGCTCGAGCTCGACGCCATCCTCGCCGAGCCGCTGGACGTCGTGCCGAGCGCGACGCGCTTCAAGTACTCGAACGTCGGCTACGGCGTGCTCGGGCTCGTCGTGGAGGCCGTGACGGGCTCGCGCTACGAGGACGCCGTGCGCGAGCGCATCGTGCGACCGCTCGGGCTCACGCGCACGGTCCCCGACGTGGACGCCCGCAAGAGCGCGAAGCACGTCGCGTCGCACTCGGGGCTGCTCACGTCGATGACGCGCGGGGTGCTCGAGAGCCCGACGTCGGGCTCGCTCGCGGCGGCGACGGGCGTGACGTCGACCGCGGCCGAGCTCGCCCGGTTCGCCGCCGCCCACTTCCTCGGCTCGGGGGAGCTGCTCGAGGACCGCACGAAGCGGTGGATGGCGCAGCAGCACTGGTCGACGATCGATCGCGACGGCGTGCCCGCCGGGTACGGCCTCGGGCTGCAGCGCCGCGAGATCGCGGGGCGCACGTGGCTCGGCCACGGTGGCGCGTGGCCCGGCCAGCTGACGCGCACGCTCTTCGAGCCGCGGCTCGGCATGGCCGTGAGCGTCCTGACGAACGCGATCGACGGCCCGGCGGCCGAGATCGCCGAGGGCATCGTCGAGATCCTCATGGCCACGCAGCGGCGCGACGTCGACGACCTCGCGATGGCCTCCGGCCACGACGTGCCCGAGCACGGCTCGGCGTCGATGGAGCCCGTCCGCGGCGCCCGACGCGTCGACCTCATGCGCTTCACGGGCCGGTTCCAGAGCCCGTGGAGCCTCCTCGACGTCGTGCGCCTCGGCGACGCGCTCTACGCGATCCCGCCGAGCGCCACGCATCCGATGGCGCAGGCGCAGCGCCTCACGGTGCTCGACGAGACCACGCTGCGCGTCGACGACGACGGCGGCTTCGGCGCGGTGGGCGAGCCGATCCGCTACGAGTTCGACGCCCGCGGATCCGTCCGTCGCATCACGGGCGGCTGGCGGATGGAGCCCGCCCGATCGCTCGAGGCGTACCGCCAGGATGCGGCCGGCGTCGGAGGTCGCTCCTAG
- the uvrB gene encoding excinuclease ABC subunit UvrB — protein sequence MEPTRAVRPFKVESDYEPSGDQPKAIAELAAAVNRGETDIVLLGATGTGKSATTAWLVEAVQRPTLVLAHNKTLAAQLANEFRELLPNNAVEYFVSYYDYYQPEAYVPQTDTFIEKDSSLNAEVERLRHSATNALLSRRDVVVVSTVSCIYGLGSPAEYLEAMIALQVGMRIDRQDLLRRFVSMQYQRNDVAFQRGTFRVRGDTIEIIPMYEEHAIRIELFGDEIESLSTLHPLTGEVLQRLDAVSVFPGSHYVSGTERMHRAMERIRAELDERLAQLEREGKLLEAQRLRMRTTFDLEMMEQIGFCSGIENYSRHIDGREAGEAPDCLLDYFPEDFLVVIDESHVTVPQIGAMYEGDASRKRTLVEHGFRLPSALDNRPLKFDEFLDRVGQVVYLSATPASYERDRADTIVEQIIRPTGLVDPRLVVKPVEGQIDDLLEEIRVRAERDERVLVTTLTKRMAEELTDYLTDAGMRVRYLHSDVDTLRRVELLTQLRAGVFDVLVGINLLREGLDLPEVSLVAILDADKEGFLRSSTSLIQTIGRAARNVSGEVHMYASTITDSMRNAMEETERRREIQQAYNAEHGIDPQPLRKRIGDITAMLAREEADTAELLSGARRGAPTPRLANDRSSLDGPAQLEQIIADLTAQMAEAAAELKFELAARIRDELHDLKRDLRQLREAS from the coding sequence ATGGAACCCACGCGCGCGGTGCGGCCCTTCAAGGTCGAGTCCGACTACGAGCCCTCCGGCGACCAGCCGAAGGCGATCGCCGAGCTCGCGGCCGCCGTGAACCGCGGCGAGACCGACATCGTGCTGCTCGGCGCGACCGGCACCGGCAAGTCGGCGACGACCGCGTGGCTCGTCGAGGCCGTGCAGCGTCCGACGCTCGTGCTCGCGCACAACAAGACCCTCGCGGCGCAGCTGGCCAACGAGTTCCGCGAGCTGCTGCCGAACAACGCCGTCGAGTACTTCGTCTCGTACTACGACTACTACCAGCCCGAGGCCTACGTGCCGCAGACGGACACCTTCATCGAGAAGGACTCGTCGCTGAACGCCGAGGTCGAGCGGCTGCGGCACTCGGCGACGAACGCGCTGCTCTCGCGCCGCGACGTCGTCGTGGTCTCGACGGTCTCCTGCATCTACGGCCTCGGCTCGCCCGCCGAGTACCTCGAGGCGATGATCGCGCTGCAGGTCGGCATGCGCATCGACCGGCAGGACCTGCTGCGTCGCTTCGTGAGCATGCAGTACCAGCGCAACGACGTCGCCTTCCAGCGCGGCACGTTCCGCGTGCGCGGCGACACCATCGAGATCATCCCGATGTACGAGGAGCATGCCATCCGCATCGAGCTCTTCGGCGACGAGATCGAGTCGCTCTCCACGCTGCACCCCCTCACAGGCGAGGTGCTGCAGCGGCTCGACGCCGTCTCCGTCTTCCCCGGCAGCCACTACGTGTCGGGCACCGAGCGCATGCATCGCGCCATGGAGCGGATCCGTGCCGAGCTCGACGAGCGGCTCGCGCAGCTCGAGCGGGAGGGCAAGCTGCTCGAGGCGCAGCGTCTGCGCATGCGCACGACGTTCGACCTCGAGATGATGGAGCAGATCGGCTTCTGCTCCGGCATCGAGAACTACTCCCGCCACATCGACGGCCGCGAGGCGGGCGAGGCGCCCGACTGCCTGCTCGACTACTTCCCCGAGGACTTCCTCGTCGTCATCGACGAGAGCCACGTCACCGTGCCGCAGATCGGCGCGATGTACGAGGGCGACGCGAGCCGCAAGCGCACGCTCGTCGAGCACGGGTTCCGTCTGCCCTCGGCCCTCGACAACCGGCCGCTGAAGTTCGACGAGTTCCTCGACCGCGTCGGCCAGGTCGTGTACCTCTCGGCGACGCCCGCGAGCTACGAGCGCGACCGCGCCGACACGATCGTCGAGCAGATCATCCGACCGACGGGCCTCGTCGACCCGAGGCTCGTCGTCAAGCCCGTCGAGGGGCAGATCGACGACCTGCTCGAGGAGATCCGCGTGCGCGCCGAGCGCGACGAGCGCGTGCTCGTCACGACCCTCACGAAGCGCATGGCGGAGGAGCTCACCGACTACCTCACCGACGCGGGCATGCGGGTGCGCTATCTGCACTCGGACGTCGACACGCTGCGCCGCGTCGAGCTGCTGACGCAGCTGCGCGCGGGCGTCTTCGACGTGCTCGTCGGCATCAACCTGCTGCGCGAGGGCCTCGACCTGCCCGAGGTCTCGCTCGTCGCGATCCTCGACGCCGACAAGGAGGGCTTCCTGCGCTCGTCGACGTCGCTCATCCAGACGATCGGCCGTGCGGCGCGCAACGTGTCGGGCGAGGTGCACATGTACGCCTCGACCATCACCGACTCCATGCGCAACGCGATGGAGGAGACCGAGCGCCGGCGCGAGATCCAGCAGGCGTACAACGCCGAGCACGGCATCGACCCGCAGCCGCTGCGCAAGCGGATCGGCGACATCACGGCGATGCTCGCGCGCGAGGAGGCCGACACGGCCGAGCTGCTCTCGGGCGCCCGGCGCGGTGCGCCGACGCCGCGGCTCGCGAACGACCGGTCGAGCCTCGACGGCCCGGCGCAGCTCGAGCAGATCATCGCCGACCTCACGGCGCAGATGGCCGAGGCGGCGGCGGAGCTGAAGTTCGAGCTCGCCGCACGCATCCGCGACGAGCTGCACGACCTCAAGCGCGACCTGCGCCAGCTGCGCGAGGCGAGCTGA
- a CDS encoding GntR family transcriptional regulator codes for MSDPSLADALRERIIAGEFAPGERLSEAALAARLDVSRNTLREAFRVLAQTGLVEHVPNRGVSVSSPATADVVDIYRARRRIECGIVRDASPLHPAVATMRAELERAESAVAAGDWSSVASANTGFHRALVALSDSPRLERIHEQLLAELRLAFLAIADFESLHRPFVDRNRRVLEALVERGAEAAADELEAYLTESERLVLGAYARLGRA; via the coding sequence ATGAGCGACCCGAGCCTCGCCGACGCGCTGCGCGAGCGCATCATCGCGGGCGAGTTCGCGCCCGGCGAGCGCCTGTCGGAGGCGGCGCTCGCGGCTCGCCTCGACGTGTCGCGCAACACGCTGCGCGAGGCGTTCCGCGTCCTCGCGCAGACCGGACTCGTCGAGCACGTGCCGAATCGTGGCGTGTCGGTCTCCTCCCCCGCGACCGCCGACGTCGTCGACATCTACCGGGCGCGGCGCCGCATCGAGTGCGGCATCGTGCGCGACGCGTCGCCGTTGCACCCTGCGGTCGCCACGATGCGGGCCGAGCTCGAGCGCGCCGAGTCCGCGGTCGCGGCAGGCGACTGGTCGAGCGTGGCGAGCGCGAACACCGGCTTCCATCGCGCGCTCGTGGCGCTGTCCGACAGCCCCAGGCTCGAGCGCATCCACGAGCAGCTGCTCGCCGAGCTGCGGCTCGCCTTCCTCGCCATCGCGGACTTCGAGTCGCTCCACCGGCCGTTCGTCGATCGGAACCGCCGGGTGCTCGAGGCGCTCGTCGAACGCGGCGCCGAGGCCGCCGCCGACGAGCTCGAGGCGTACCTCACCGAGTCGGAGCGGCTCGTGCTCGGCGCCTACGCGCGCCTCGGTCGCGCCTGA
- a CDS encoding DUF4126 domain-containing protein yields MLELLTGSGLAAAAGMNAYVPLLAVGVANRFLPEILALPEGWQWLSNEWVLGIVAVLLVVEVVADKIPAVDTVNDVLQTVVRPASGGLVFGSSSTASTVAVTDPAAFFESNQWVPVVIGVVIALAVHGTKMAVRPVANVVTGGTAAPVISTFEDVGAVGMTVLAIVLPVLVIVALVALVAIAVAVVRRGRRGTGAPAHEPGAPSTA; encoded by the coding sequence ATGCTCGAGCTGCTCACCGGATCGGGCCTCGCGGCCGCCGCCGGCATGAACGCCTACGTCCCGCTGCTGGCGGTCGGCGTCGCCAACCGCTTCCTGCCGGAGATCCTCGCGCTGCCCGAGGGCTGGCAGTGGCTGTCGAACGAGTGGGTGCTCGGCATCGTCGCCGTGCTGCTCGTCGTGGAGGTCGTCGCCGACAAGATCCCGGCGGTCGACACCGTCAACGACGTCCTGCAGACGGTCGTGCGCCCGGCCTCCGGCGGGCTCGTCTTCGGCTCGTCCTCGACGGCGTCGACGGTCGCCGTCACCGATCCCGCCGCGTTCTTCGAGTCGAACCAGTGGGTCCCGGTCGTCATCGGCGTCGTCATCGCCCTCGCGGTGCACGGCACGAAGATGGCGGTGCGACCCGTCGCCAACGTCGTGACGGGCGGCACCGCCGCACCCGTCATCTCGACGTTCGAGGACGTCGGCGCCGTCGGCATGACGGTGCTCGCGATCGTGCTGCCCGTCCTCGTGATCGTCGCCCTCGTCGCCCTCGTCGCGATCGCCGTCGCGGTGGTGCGGCGCGGGCGACGCGGCACGGGCGCGCCCGCGCACGAGCCCGGAGCGCCCAGCACGGCGTAG
- a CDS encoding NRAMP family divalent metal transporter: protein MTDAQHTAEQTPADRAKEFARRRRGPILGAIFLMATSAIGPGFITQTATFTATLGAAFAFAILVSILIDLAVQMNIWRMITVSGKRAGDLANSAVPFSGHVLAVLIVIGGLAFNIGNIAGGGLGLNALLGLDAKIGGLVTGVLAICIFLFKRAGRVVDVVVMVLGLGMIVMTVVVAIASAPPIGDAFRQTFVPDELNFATITTIVGGTVGGYITYAGAHRYLESGLTGPEHVKDVHRASFQGILVTGVMRYVLFLAILGVVASGVVLDVSGQGANPAGAAFAAVLGDAGFRIFGFIFWAAAITSVIGAAYTSATFLSAFSRTLQGGWPLQLTTVAFIVVSLVVYLLVGTAPAALLVFVGGFNGLILPIGLTIFMYIGWFRQRDVLGGYRYPRWLLVVGTLATALTWYMGAVSIGPIFAFLGIGA, encoded by the coding sequence ATGACCGACGCGCAGCACACCGCCGAGCAGACCCCCGCCGACCGCGCCAAGGAGTTCGCCAGGCGACGACGAGGGCCCATCCTCGGCGCGATCTTCCTCATGGCGACGTCGGCGATCGGGCCGGGCTTCATCACCCAGACGGCGACGTTCACCGCGACGCTCGGCGCGGCCTTCGCCTTCGCGATCCTCGTGTCGATCCTCATCGACCTCGCGGTGCAGATGAACATCTGGCGCATGATCACCGTGTCCGGCAAGCGCGCGGGCGATCTCGCGAACAGCGCCGTGCCGTTCTCCGGCCACGTGCTCGCCGTGCTCATCGTCATCGGCGGCCTCGCGTTCAACATCGGCAACATCGCCGGTGGCGGCCTCGGGCTCAACGCCCTGCTCGGCCTCGACGCCAAGATCGGCGGTCTCGTCACGGGCGTCCTCGCGATCTGCATCTTCCTGTTCAAGCGCGCCGGCCGCGTCGTCGACGTCGTGGTGATGGTGCTCGGCCTCGGCATGATCGTCATGACCGTCGTCGTCGCCATCGCGTCGGCGCCGCCGATCGGCGACGCGTTCCGGCAGACGTTCGTGCCGGACGAGCTGAACTTCGCGACGATCACGACGATCGTCGGCGGCACCGTCGGCGGCTACATCACGTACGCCGGCGCCCACCGGTACCTCGAGTCCGGGCTCACGGGCCCCGAGCACGTCAAGGACGTCCACCGTGCGTCGTTCCAGGGCATCCTCGTCACGGGCGTCATGCGGTACGTGCTCTTCCTCGCGATCCTCGGCGTCGTGGCGTCCGGCGTCGTCCTCGACGTGTCGGGCCAGGGCGCGAACCCGGCCGGAGCCGCCTTCGCCGCCGTCCTCGGCGACGCCGGCTTCCGCATCTTCGGCTTCATCTTCTGGGCCGCCGCGATCACGTCCGTCATCGGCGCCGCCTACACGTCGGCGACGTTCCTCTCGGCCTTCTCGAGGACGCTGCAGGGCGGCTGGCCGCTGCAGCTCACGACGGTCGCCTTCATCGTCGTCTCGCTCGTCGTCTACCTGCTCGTCGGCACGGCGCCGGCGGCGCTGCTCGTCTTCGTCGGCGGGTTCAACGGCCTCATCCTGCCCATCGGCCTCACGATCTTCATGTACATCGGCTGGTTCCGGCAGCGCGACGTGCTCGGCGGCTACCGCTACCCGCGCTGGCTGCTCGTGGTCGGCACGCTCGCGACGGCCCTCACCTGGTACATGGGCGCCGTCTCGATCGGCCCGATCTTCGCGTTCCTCGGCATCGGCGCATAG
- a CDS encoding LamB/YcsF family protein, which produces MPTIDLNSDLGENVPDRIVGDDAAMLRVVTSANVACGFHAGSPEGIRQTLVEAAARGVAIGAHPGYRDYEGFGRRAMDVDDAPLQAQVEYQLGALGALASSAGGRMVYVKPHGALYNTIAHDERQARVVVAAVRAVDPSLVLLGLAGGVVLDVAEAAGLETAAEAFADRAYAPDGRLVSRTVEGSVLHDADAVAARMVRLAEEGVVEAIDGSQVAVRAESICVHGDSPGAIAMAEATRAALEAAGVTIAPFAGGRS; this is translated from the coding sequence GTGCCCACGATCGACCTGAACTCCGACCTCGGCGAGAACGTCCCCGACCGCATCGTCGGCGACGACGCGGCCATGCTGCGCGTCGTGACGAGCGCCAACGTCGCCTGCGGCTTCCACGCCGGCAGCCCCGAGGGCATCCGGCAGACGCTCGTGGAGGCGGCGGCCCGGGGCGTCGCGATCGGCGCGCATCCCGGCTACCGCGACTACGAGGGCTTCGGTCGACGCGCGATGGACGTCGACGACGCGCCGCTGCAGGCGCAGGTCGAGTACCAGCTCGGCGCGCTGGGCGCCCTCGCGTCGTCGGCGGGCGGCCGCATGGTCTACGTCAAGCCGCACGGGGCGCTCTACAACACGATCGCGCACGACGAGCGGCAGGCTCGCGTCGTCGTCGCGGCGGTCCGCGCCGTCGATCCCTCGCTCGTGCTCCTCGGCCTCGCGGGCGGCGTCGTGCTCGACGTCGCCGAGGCGGCAGGTCTCGAGACGGCGGCGGAGGCCTTCGCCGATCGCGCATACGCGCCCGACGGCCGGCTCGTGTCGCGCACCGTGGAGGGCTCGGTCCTCCACGACGCGGACGCGGTCGCGGCGCGGATGGTGCGGCTCGCCGAGGAGGGCGTCGTCGAGGCGATCGACGGGTCGCAGGTGGCGGTGCGCGCCGAGTCGATCTGCGTGCACGGCGACAGCCCCGGCGCGATCGCGATGGCCGAGGCGACGCGGGCGGCGCTCGAGGCGGCCGGCGTGACGATCGCGCCCTTCGCGGGGGGCCGCTCGTGA